In Sphingopyxis sp. 113P3, one DNA window encodes the following:
- a CDS encoding amidase — protein sequence MKIFSSLAALTAAAAILPLVPASAIPPPLPDIAGKDAATLQAEMTAGSIDSQLITSIYLDRILKIDDNGPKLNAVIATFPDALAEARRLDAERREGKVRSPLHGIPVLLKDNIEAAGPVPTTAGSLALKDNVTGRDAPLVARLREAGAVILGKTNLSEWANIRSNNSTSGWSAVGGLTKNPYALDRNTCGSSAGSGAAMAASLAALTVGTETDGSITCPSGLNGVVGFKPTVGLVSRTFIVPISHSQDTAGPMTLSVRDAAAMLSIIAGSDPADPATAEADAHKTDFAAALSPDALRGKRIGVLRDRIGSRADIAALFDAALLQIADLGATIVEIKDSQSGIEGLGDAEFEVLMTELKADMNAYLASLPAREGPKNLADLIAFNKAHPEELRWFDQSLFELAETRGGLDSPAYLAAKARAARLAGPEGIDKLLKDHGVDLLVGVTNGPAWTSDLVNGDHYTGPSVSDLPAVAGYPHLTVPMGAIEGLPVGLSFIGPKWSDGTVLAAGHAYEQASAKRMAPTYRVGLAP from the coding sequence ATGAAAATTTTTTCCTCGCTCGCCGCGCTGACGGCGGCTGCCGCCATCCTGCCGCTCGTCCCGGCCTCCGCGATCCCGCCGCCGCTCCCCGACATCGCGGGCAAGGATGCTGCAACGCTGCAGGCCGAAATGACCGCGGGATCGATCGACAGCCAACTCATCACGAGCATCTACCTCGACCGCATCCTGAAGATTGACGACAATGGGCCCAAGCTGAATGCCGTGATCGCAACCTTTCCCGACGCGCTCGCCGAGGCCCGCCGGCTCGATGCCGAGCGCCGCGAGGGAAAGGTTCGCAGCCCGCTCCACGGCATCCCGGTTCTGCTCAAGGATAATATCGAGGCGGCAGGACCCGTTCCCACCACCGCGGGCTCGCTGGCGCTCAAGGACAATGTCACGGGCCGCGACGCGCCGCTCGTCGCGCGGCTGCGCGAGGCGGGTGCAGTGATTCTGGGCAAGACCAATCTTTCGGAATGGGCGAACATTCGCTCGAACAACTCGACGAGCGGCTGGAGTGCGGTTGGCGGACTGACAAAAAACCCGTACGCGCTCGATCGCAACACCTGCGGGTCTTCGGCAGGAAGCGGTGCGGCGATGGCGGCGAGCCTTGCGGCGCTGACGGTGGGGACCGAAACCGACGGTTCGATAACCTGCCCGTCGGGGCTGAACGGCGTTGTCGGCTTCAAGCCCACGGTCGGGCTCGTCAGCCGCACCTTCATCGTACCGATCAGCCACAGTCAGGACACGGCGGGGCCTATGACGCTGAGTGTGCGCGATGCCGCCGCCATGCTGAGCATCATCGCGGGCAGCGATCCTGCCGACCCCGCGACCGCCGAGGCTGATGCGCACAAGACCGATTTCGCGGCCGCGCTTTCGCCCGACGCGCTCCGGGGCAAGCGCATCGGCGTGCTGCGCGACCGCATCGGTTCGCGCGCCGACATCGCCGCGCTGTTCGATGCGGCGCTTCTGCAGATTGCCGATCTTGGCGCCACGATCGTCGAGATCAAGGACAGCCAGTCGGGTATCGAGGGGTTGGGCGACGCCGAATTCGAGGTGCTGATGACCGAACTCAAGGCCGACATGAACGCCTATCTGGCGAGCTTGCCCGCGCGAGAGGGCCCTAAGAACCTCGCCGATCTGATCGCCTTCAACAAGGCTCACCCCGAGGAACTGCGCTGGTTCGATCAATCGCTATTCGAACTCGCCGAGACCAGGGGCGGCCTCGATAGTCCCGCCTATCTTGCCGCCAAGGCAAGGGCCGCTCGGCTCGCCGGTCCTGAGGGGATCGACAAGCTGCTGAAGGATCACGGCGTCGACCTGCTCGTCGGCGTGACCAACGGTCCCGCCTGGACCAGCGACCTCGTGAACGGCGACCATTATACAGGCCCGAGCGTGAGCGACCTTCCCGCGGTCGCCGGCTATCCGCACCTCACAGTGCCGATGGGCGCTATCGAGGGTCTCCCAGTGGGCCTTTCCTTCATAGGACCGAAATGGTCCGACGGCACGGTGCTTGCGGCTGGACATGCCTATGAGCAGGCAAGCGCCAAGCGGATGGCGCCAACCTACCGAGTGGGTCTGGCACCATAG
- a CDS encoding spinster family MFS transporter, with the protein MNEKPALAAGPGSPLAHGPSAQTRTMLWILLVVYIFNFLDRQIVNILAEPIKTSLRLSDTQLGLLAGPAFAVFYALLGIPIARHADKEGTNRVRLIAAALAIWSAMTAVCGLAQNFVQLLFARIGVGVGEAGCTPAAHSLITDSVPAEKRSSAIAFYGLGVPVGSLLGLILGGVVNDLYGWRIALMLVGAPGLLLALIVLVFMREPRHHRVAETVKTAPVQLPASAALREIFASRAFVYILIAASVTAFLGYGKALWTISFFIRSHGLSTTEAGLSMAVVLGLAAAFGTWLGGKAADVFGRRDKRHILTLPAYGMALVAPLLFLGYVMEDWRIAMALLIVPSVINAAYYGPAYACVQGLVRPQARAVAASIMLFGQNLIGLGFGPFLFGVFSDALAPAYGEESVRYVLYGAAWLGLIPAFFFWRASLRLERELKSG; encoded by the coding sequence ATGAACGAAAAACCTGCCCTTGCCGCAGGGCCCGGGTCGCCCCTTGCCCACGGCCCTTCCGCGCAGACGCGGACCATGCTGTGGATTCTGCTGGTTGTTTATATCTTCAACTTCCTCGACCGGCAGATCGTGAACATTCTCGCCGAGCCGATCAAGACCAGTCTGCGCCTCAGCGACACCCAATTGGGATTGCTCGCAGGGCCTGCGTTCGCGGTCTTTTATGCGCTGCTCGGCATCCCGATCGCGCGCCACGCAGACAAGGAGGGTACAAACCGGGTAAGACTCATCGCGGCCGCGCTCGCGATCTGGTCGGCAATGACCGCGGTTTGCGGCCTTGCACAGAATTTTGTTCAACTGCTCTTTGCGCGGATCGGTGTGGGCGTGGGGGAGGCGGGCTGTACGCCGGCCGCGCATTCGCTGATCACCGACAGTGTGCCGGCCGAGAAGCGCTCGTCGGCGATCGCCTTCTACGGACTTGGCGTCCCGGTCGGCTCGCTGCTCGGATTGATACTCGGCGGTGTGGTCAACGACCTCTACGGCTGGCGCATCGCGCTGATGCTGGTGGGCGCACCGGGGCTGCTGCTTGCGCTGATCGTCCTCGTCTTCATGCGTGAGCCGCGGCACCATCGCGTGGCCGAGACCGTTAAGACAGCGCCGGTGCAGCTTCCCGCCAGCGCGGCGCTGCGCGAGATCTTTGCCTCGCGCGCCTTCGTCTACATCCTTATCGCCGCATCGGTCACCGCCTTTCTCGGCTATGGCAAGGCGCTGTGGACGATCAGTTTCTTCATCCGCAGCCACGGCCTGTCGACCACGGAAGCGGGGCTGTCGATGGCGGTGGTTCTCGGACTGGCGGCGGCGTTCGGAACATGGCTCGGCGGCAAGGCGGCCGACGTCTTCGGGCGGCGCGACAAGCGGCATATATTGACCCTGCCGGCTTATGGGATGGCGCTCGTCGCGCCCCTGCTGTTCCTGGGATATGTGATGGAGGATTGGCGGATCGCGATGGCGCTGCTGATCGTGCCGAGCGTCATCAATGCGGCCTATTACGGTCCCGCCTATGCTTGCGTACAGGGGTTGGTTCGGCCGCAGGCGCGCGCGGTCGCGGCGTCGATCATGCTGTTCGGACAGAATCTCATCGGGCTCGGCTTCGGGCCGTTTCTCTTCGGGGTCTTTTCGGACGCGCTCGCGCCCGCATATGGCGAGGAGAGCGTGCGCTATGTTCTTTATGGCGCCGCGTGGCTCGGGCTGATCCCTGCCTTCTTCTTCTGGCGCGCCAGCTTGCGCCTCGAGCGCGAGCTCAAGTCGGGTTAG
- a CDS encoding NADPH-dependent FMN reductase has translation MRRSILVFYGSYRRDRQGIKLARWIVKAIAARGDDAELIDAKAVDLPMLDRRHSDYGAGQAPAAMNSLADRIAAADGFVFVAGEYNGGLQPGLKNLVDHYLPQFAWRPAAIASYSAGPFAGIRAATAWRTTLGAMGMVVTATPLSLARIGGAFDDEGTPAGEDGARIAKAFPRFADDLCWWIDAARSQRALVDPPF, from the coding sequence ATGCGCCGCTCTATTCTCGTCTTCTACGGAAGCTACCGCCGCGACCGACAGGGCATCAAGCTCGCGCGCTGGATCGTCAAGGCCATCGCCGCACGCGGCGATGACGCCGAGCTGATCGACGCGAAGGCGGTCGATCTGCCGATGCTCGACCGGCGCCACAGCGACTATGGTGCAGGACAAGCCCCCGCGGCGATGAACTCGCTGGCCGATCGCATCGCGGCGGCCGACGGCTTCGTCTTTGTCGCCGGCGAATATAATGGCGGACTCCAGCCCGGCCTCAAGAACCTGGTCGACCATTATCTGCCGCAATTCGCGTGGCGGCCCGCAGCGATCGCTTCCTACTCGGCAGGCCCTTTCGCGGGCATCCGCGCCGCGACCGCGTGGCGCACCACGCTGGGCGCGATGGGCATGGTGGTGACGGCGACGCCGCTCAGCCTCGCGCGGATCGGCGGCGCCTTCGACGACGAGGGCACGCCGGCGGGCGAAGACGGGGCCAGGATCGCGAAGGCCTTTCCGCGCTTTGCCGACGACCTTTGCTGGTGGATCGACGCCGCGCGCTCGCAGCGCGCGCTCGTCGACCCGCCTTTCTAA
- a CDS encoding haloalkane dehalogenase, which yields MRIYRTPDARFAALPDWPYAPNYLEIGGGLRVHYADEGARAAQPVLMLHGEPTWGYLYRRMIGPVVAAGFRAVVPDLIGFGRSDKPLDRTAYSYAAEVAWMRQWIEALDLEDIILACQDWGSLIGLRLVAEMPGRFAGVALSNGGLPEGQPAPRAFAIWRAFARYSPVFPIGRIVHAGAKKRLTAAEIAAYDAPFPTRASMVAARLFPSLVPLGANIAVPDQKRAWEALERFEKPFLCCFADGDPITRGGDALFVERVPGARGMAHRTLHGGHFIQENDPAGFVAAICDVAGAR from the coding sequence ATGCGCATCTACCGCACGCCGGACGCGCGCTTTGCGGCGCTGCCGGACTGGCCTTATGCGCCGAACTACCTGGAAATTGGAGGCGGACTGCGCGTCCATTATGCGGACGAAGGGGCGCGCGCTGCGCAGCCGGTCCTGATGCTGCACGGCGAACCCACATGGGGCTATCTCTACCGCCGCATGATCGGACCGGTCGTGGCGGCAGGCTTTCGCGCCGTGGTGCCCGACCTCATCGGATTCGGCCGTTCGGACAAGCCGCTCGACCGTACCGCCTACAGCTACGCGGCCGAGGTCGCATGGATGCGACAGTGGATCGAGGCGCTGGATCTTGAGGATATCATCCTCGCCTGTCAGGACTGGGGGTCGCTGATCGGTCTGCGGCTCGTTGCCGAAATGCCCGGGCGCTTCGCCGGTGTCGCGCTGTCGAACGGCGGCCTGCCGGAGGGTCAGCCGGCGCCGCGCGCCTTTGCAATCTGGCGCGCTTTCGCGCGCTACAGCCCGGTCTTCCCGATCGGGCGGATCGTCCATGCGGGCGCAAAAAAGCGGCTGACCGCGGCGGAGATCGCCGCCTATGACGCGCCCTTTCCGACGCGCGCGTCGATGGTCGCTGCGCGCCTCTTCCCGTCCTTGGTCCCGCTCGGCGCCAATATAGCGGTGCCCGATCAGAAGCGCGCGTGGGAGGCACTTGAACGATTCGAAAAGCCTTTCCTTTGCTGCTTTGCCGATGGCGATCCCATCACGCGCGGCGGCGATGCGCTGTTTGTCGAACGCGTGCCGGGCGCACGCGGCATGGCGCATCGCACGCTGCATGGCGGGCATTTCATCCAGGAGAATGATCCGGCGGGCTTCGTCGCTGCGATCTGCGACGTCGCGGGGGCCCGCTAA
- a CDS encoding ferric reductase-like transmembrane domain-containing protein — protein MAARTDGWNEGGRLLILLTAALLVMSATIIATTGSGIDGTRMLIRATARSSLVLFAAAFMASALLRLRPAPATRWAMRNRRWFGLAFAFSHLLHLLAILWLFGVQADQAPPPPISTLVGGGLAYVFITLLAATSFDGAVGRLGAKNWQRLHKAGVWYIWLIFMVSYGRRAAVNPNYIPLALLLIAAAAIRFLPARRRAIA, from the coding sequence ATGGCGGCGCGAACCGACGGATGGAACGAAGGCGGACGGCTGCTGATCCTGCTGACAGCAGCGCTGCTCGTCATGAGCGCGACGATCATCGCCACCACGGGCAGCGGAATCGACGGCACACGCATGCTCATCCGCGCGACGGCGCGCTCCTCGCTTGTCCTCTTCGCCGCCGCCTTCATGGCAAGCGCGCTCCTCCGCCTACGACCCGCGCCCGCGACACGCTGGGCCATGCGTAACCGGCGCTGGTTCGGGCTGGCTTTCGCATTTTCCCACCTTCTTCACCTGCTCGCCATCCTCTGGCTGTTCGGCGTCCAAGCCGACCAGGCGCCTCCACCCCCGATCTCGACCCTCGTCGGCGGAGGACTCGCCTATGTCTTCATCACCCTGCTCGCCGCGACCTCGTTCGACGGTGCCGTTGGAAGGCTGGGCGCGAAGAACTGGCAGCGGCTGCACAAGGCCGGGGTGTGGTACATCTGGCTGATCTTCATGGTCAGCTATGGCCGCCGCGCCGCGGTCAACCCCAACTATATCCCGCTGGCGCTGCTGCTCATTGCAGCTGCCGCCATCCGTTTCCTTCCGGCTCGGCGGAGAGCGATCGCTTAG
- a CDS encoding adenylosuccinate synthase, with amino-acid sequence MANVTVIGSQWGDEGKGKIVDWLASRADAVVRFQGGHNAGHTLVVGNQTYKLSLLPSGIVTGTLSIIGNGVVLDPWALRDEITKLRGQGVKINPDNFAIADNCALILPFHRDLDALRETAAGAGKIGTTGRGIGPAYEDKVGRRAIRVCDLAHLDHLEPQIDRLTAHHDALRAGFGEPPIDRERLKADLAEIADYVLEYAQPVWKRLKKVRKAGARILFEGAQGVLLDIDHGTYPFVTSSNTVSGTAAAGSGLGPSAVGFVLGIAKAYTTRVGSGPFPTELEDETGQRLGERGHEFGTVTGRKRRCGWFDAVLVRQSCAVSGVTGIALTKLDVLDGFEKVRICTGYRLRGKILDYFPSHAADQAAVEPIYEEMDGWSESTAGARSYADLPAQAIKYIQRVQELIETPIALVSTSPEREDTILIRDPFSD; translated from the coding sequence ATGGCAAATGTTACCGTCATCGGGTCGCAATGGGGCGACGAGGGCAAGGGCAAGATCGTCGACTGGCTCGCGAGCCGTGCCGACGCAGTCGTCCGCTTTCAGGGCGGCCATAACGCCGGGCATACACTCGTCGTTGGCAACCAGACCTACAAGCTGTCGCTGCTTCCCTCGGGCATCGTGACCGGCACGCTGTCGATCATCGGCAATGGCGTCGTCCTCGACCCCTGGGCCCTGCGGGACGAGATCACCAAGCTGCGTGGCCAGGGAGTAAAGATCAATCCCGACAATTTTGCCATCGCCGATAATTGCGCGCTCATCCTGCCCTTTCACCGCGACCTCGATGCGCTGCGCGAAACCGCGGCCGGCGCGGGTAAGATCGGCACGACCGGCCGCGGCATCGGCCCCGCCTATGAGGACAAGGTGGGGCGCCGCGCGATTCGTGTCTGTGACCTTGCGCATCTTGACCATCTCGAACCCCAGATCGACCGCCTGACCGCGCATCATGACGCGCTCCGCGCGGGTTTCGGCGAGCCGCCGATCGACCGCGAGAGGCTGAAGGCTGACCTTGCCGAAATCGCCGACTATGTCCTTGAATATGCGCAGCCCGTGTGGAAGCGCCTGAAGAAGGTGCGCAAGGCCGGCGCGCGCATCCTCTTCGAGGGCGCGCAGGGCGTGCTGCTCGACATCGACCACGGCACCTATCCCTTCGTCACCAGTTCGAACACGGTGAGCGGTACGGCGGCGGCGGGTTCGGGGCTTGGCCCCTCTGCCGTCGGCTTCGTGCTCGGCATCGCCAAGGCCTATACAACGCGCGTCGGCAGCGGCCCATTCCCGACCGAGCTCGAGGATGAAACCGGCCAGCGGCTGGGCGAGCGCGGCCATGAATTCGGTACCGTCACGGGGCGCAAGCGCCGCTGCGGCTGGTTCGACGCGGTGCTGGTGAGGCAAAGCTGCGCGGTGTCGGGCGTTACGGGTATCGCCCTCACCAAACTCGACGTACTCGATGGGTTCGAGAAGGTACGGATCTGCACGGGCTACCGCCTTCGGGGCAAGATTCTCGACTATTTCCCGAGCCACGCGGCAGACCAGGCCGCGGTTGAGCCGATCTACGAGGAAATGGATGGCTGGAGCGAGTCGACGGCGGGCGCGCGCAGCTATGCGGACCTTCCGGCACAGGCGATCAAATATATCCAGCGCGTCCAGGAGCTGATCGAGACCCCAATCGCGCTCGTCTCGACCAGCCCGGAGCGCGAGGACACGATCCTCATCCGCGACCCGTTCAGCGACTAG
- a CDS encoding ATP phosphoribosyltransferase regulatory subunit: MTKAPALLPEGLRDRLPRQAEAASRVTRALVDAMRSHGYGRVAPPLAEFRETLGGDDERSARDLLRFTDPVSQRTLALRPDITRQVGRIATSLLAQAPRPLRLCYAGQVVKLRASQLRPAREMLQVGAELIGSDSVAAAREIVTVAIDAIEAAGIGRVTFDFTMPDLVDLLAGGPLPVTGDIEALRDALDAKDAGALVRLGAEAYLPLLRATGPFDRAIADLRAFDTGSVLARRLDAIEAIAAPVRERVNLTLDPTERHGFAYQSWFGFSIFVAGQGAHIGLGGSYAIPVGGGQEEPAVGFSLYPDPLIDTGLGGEDISERRIFLPLGHDPAIAASLRADGWQTVAALTDAEDARRLGCGWVLSAEGPAEA, encoded by the coding sequence ATGACCAAGGCTCCCGCCCTGCTGCCCGAAGGCCTTCGCGACCGGCTCCCCCGCCAGGCAGAAGCGGCATCGCGCGTTACGCGCGCGCTCGTCGATGCGATGCGCTCGCACGGATATGGCCGCGTCGCGCCGCCCCTCGCTGAGTTTCGCGAGACACTGGGCGGCGACGACGAACGATCGGCGCGCGACCTTCTGCGCTTCACCGATCCCGTGTCCCAGCGAACGCTCGCGCTCCGCCCCGACATCACGCGGCAGGTCGGGCGTATCGCGACTTCGCTGTTGGCGCAGGCCCCCCGGCCACTGCGCCTTTGCTATGCGGGCCAGGTGGTCAAGCTGCGGGCGAGCCAGCTGCGTCCGGCGCGCGAGATGCTGCAGGTCGGTGCCGAGTTGATCGGCAGCGACAGCGTTGCCGCGGCACGCGAAATCGTGACCGTCGCCATCGACGCGATCGAGGCGGCAGGAATCGGCCGAGTCACCTTCGACTTCACCATGCCCGACCTTGTCGACCTGCTCGCGGGCGGACCGCTGCCGGTGACGGGCGATATCGAGGCACTGCGCGACGCACTCGACGCCAAGGACGCTGGCGCGCTCGTGCGGCTGGGCGCGGAGGCCTATCTGCCGCTGCTGCGTGCAACGGGGCCATTCGACCGGGCGATTGCTGACCTGCGGGCCTTCGACACCGGGAGCGTGCTGGCCCGGCGCCTCGATGCGATCGAGGCGATCGCCGCCCCGGTGCGCGAGCGCGTAAACCTCACTCTCGATCCGACCGAACGCCACGGCTTTGCTTATCAAAGCTGGTTCGGCTTCTCGATCTTCGTTGCCGGACAAGGCGCGCATATCGGGCTCGGCGGCAGCTATGCCATCCCGGTCGGGGGCGGCCAGGAAGAACCCGCGGTCGGATTTTCGCTTTACCCCGATCCGCTGATCGACACGGGCCTGGGCGGAGAGGACATTTCCGAGCGCCGCATCTTTCTGCCGCTCGGCCACGACCCAGCGATCGCCGCGAGCCTGCGCGCCGACGGCTGGCAGACGGTTGCGGCGCTGACCGATGCCGAGGATGCCAGGCGGCTCGGCTGCGGGTGGGTGCTGAGCGCTGAAGGGCCGGCGGAGGCCTGA
- the serA gene encoding phosphoglycerate dehydrogenase, with product MTAPKVLISDKMDPRAAAIFKERGIDVDVITGKTKEELIAIIGNYDGLAIRSATKVTADVLAAATNLKVVGRAGIGVDNVDIPEASKKGVIVMNTPFGNSITTAEHAIAMMFALARQIPEANAGTQAGKWPKNDFMGVELTQKTLGLIGCGNIGSIVAERALGLRMKVVAFDPFLTPERAVELGVEKADLDTLLAKADFITLHTPLTDQTRNILSKENLARTKKGVRIINCARGGLIDETALKEALDSGHVAGAALDVFQTEPPAADHPLFGTPNFICTPHLGASTDEAQVNVAIQVAEQISDYLLTGGITNALNVPSLSAEEAPKLRPYMSLAEKLGSLVGQLAHDNLTTISVEVEGAAAELNLKPITAAVLTGLMRRYSDSVNMVNAPHLARERGLDVREVRHDREGDYHTLVRVTVATSQGDRSVAGTLFGNNEPRLVEMFGIKVEADLDGHMLYIVNEDAPGFIGRIGTALGEAGLNIGTFHLGRRAAGGEAVLLLSLDSPLPEPMLWQICQLPGVKTVKGLTF from the coding sequence ATGACTGCACCCAAAGTACTGATTTCCGACAAGATGGATCCCCGGGCTGCCGCGATCTTCAAGGAACGCGGCATCGACGTCGACGTGATCACCGGCAAGACCAAGGAGGAACTCATCGCCATCATCGGCAACTATGATGGCCTCGCGATCCGCTCGGCGACCAAGGTCACCGCCGACGTGCTTGCCGCGGCCACGAATCTGAAGGTCGTCGGCCGTGCCGGTATCGGCGTCGACAATGTCGACATTCCCGAGGCGTCGAAGAAGGGCGTCATCGTGATGAACACGCCTTTCGGCAACAGCATCACCACTGCCGAACATGCGATCGCGATGATGTTCGCGCTCGCCCGCCAGATTCCCGAGGCGAACGCCGGCACGCAGGCAGGCAAATGGCCGAAGAACGACTTCATGGGGGTTGAGCTCACGCAAAAGACGCTCGGCCTGATCGGCTGCGGCAATATCGGCAGCATCGTTGCCGAGCGCGCCCTTGGCCTGCGCATGAAGGTCGTCGCCTTCGACCCCTTCCTGACCCCCGAGCGAGCGGTCGAGCTCGGCGTCGAAAAGGCCGATCTCGACACCTTGCTCGCCAAGGCCGACTTCATCACCTTGCATACGCCGCTGACGGACCAGACCCGCAACATCCTGTCCAAGGAGAATCTCGCCAGGACCAAGAAGGGCGTGCGGATCATCAACTGCGCGCGCGGCGGGCTCATTGACGAAACAGCGCTCAAGGAGGCGCTCGACAGCGGCCATGTCGCGGGCGCGGCGCTCGATGTGTTCCAAACCGAACCGCCGGCGGCAGATCATCCGCTGTTCGGCACTCCCAACTTCATCTGCACACCGCATCTCGGCGCCTCGACCGACGAGGCGCAGGTCAATGTCGCGATCCAGGTTGCCGAACAGATTTCGGACTATCTGCTCACCGGCGGCATCACCAATGCGCTCAACGTACCGAGCCTGTCGGCCGAGGAGGCGCCGAAACTGCGTCCCTATATGAGCCTCGCCGAAAAGCTCGGCAGCCTCGTTGGCCAGCTCGCGCACGACAATCTCACGACCATCTCGGTCGAAGTCGAAGGCGCCGCCGCCGAACTCAATCTGAAACCGATCACCGCTGCGGTGCTCACCGGGCTGATGCGCCGCTATTCGGACAGCGTGAACATGGTTAATGCCCCGCACCTCGCACGCGAGCGCGGGCTCGACGTGCGCGAAGTGCGCCATGACCGCGAGGGCGATTATCACACCCTCGTCCGCGTCACGGTCGCGACCAGCCAGGGCGACCGCTCGGTCGCGGGAACGCTGTTCGGCAATAATGAGCCGCGTCTCGTCGAAATGTTCGGGATCAAGGTCGAGGCCGATCTCGATGGACACATGCTCTATATCGTCAACGAAGACGCGCCGGGCTTCATCGGCCGCATCGGCACCGCGCTCGGCGAGGCCGGACTCAATATCGGCACCTTCCATCTCGGCCGCCGGGCCGCAGGCGGCGAAGCGGTTTTGCTGCTGTCGCTCGACTCGCCTCTGCCCGAACCGATGCTCTGGCAGATATGCCAGCTGCCCGGCGTGAAGACGGTGAAGGGGCTGACGTTCTAG
- a CDS encoding phosphoserine transaminase gives MTEVTTPQVRPTRPYFSSGPCAKPPVWSPEKLATESLGRSHRAKIGKTRLQYCIDLTREVLQLPDTHRIGIVPGSDTGAFEMAMWTMLGARPVTALAWESFGEGWVTDVAKQLKLDPTVIRADYGALPDLSQVDWSNDVLFTWNGTTSGVRVPDGDWIADDREGLSFADATSAVFAYDLPWDKIDVATFSWQKVLGGEGGHGVLILGPRAVERLETHSPTWPLPKVFRLTKGGKLVEGVFKGETINTPSMLAVEDAIFALEWAQSLGGLDGLKARSDANAAALDRIVSEREWLSHLAHDPASRSKTSVCLSVAGADADFIKKFAGLLEAEGAAYDIAGYRDAPPGLRIWCGATVDAADIEALGPWLDWAYASLSA, from the coding sequence ATGACTGAAGTGACGACGCCACAGGTGCGCCCGACGCGCCCCTATTTTTCTTCCGGACCCTGCGCCAAGCCGCCGGTCTGGTCCCCCGAGAAACTTGCGACCGAATCGCTGGGCCGCTCGCACCGTGCCAAGATCGGCAAGACGCGCCTTCAATATTGCATCGACCTGACGCGCGAGGTGCTGCAGCTTCCCGACACCCACCGAATCGGCATCGTGCCTGGATCGGACACCGGCGCCTTCGAGATGGCGATGTGGACGATGCTCGGCGCCCGTCCCGTCACGGCGCTCGCGTGGGAAAGCTTCGGCGAGGGCTGGGTCACCGACGTTGCCAAGCAGCTCAAGCTCGATCCGACTGTCATCCGCGCCGACTATGGCGCGCTTCCCGACCTTAGCCAGGTCGACTGGTCGAACGATGTGCTCTTCACCTGGAATGGCACCACGAGCGGTGTCCGCGTCCCCGATGGCGACTGGATCGCCGACGACCGCGAGGGGCTGAGCTTTGCTGACGCGACATCGGCGGTGTTCGCCTACGACCTGCCGTGGGACAAGATCGACGTTGCAACCTTCAGCTGGCAGAAAGTGCTCGGCGGCGAAGGCGGTCACGGTGTGCTGATCCTCGGGCCCCGCGCCGTCGAACGGCTCGAAACCCATAGCCCCACCTGGCCCCTTCCGAAGGTTTTCCGTCTTACAAAGGGCGGCAAGCTTGTCGAAGGCGTGTTCAAGGGCGAGACGATCAACACCCCCTCGATGCTCGCCGTCGAGGATGCGATCTTCGCGCTCGAATGGGCCCAATCCCTGGGCGGCCTCGATGGGCTGAAGGCACGTAGTGACGCGAATGCGGCTGCGCTCGACAGGATCGTTTCGGAACGCGAGTGGCTAAGCCACCTCGCCCACGATCCCGCGAGCCGGTCGAAAACGTCGGTGTGCCTTTCGGTTGCGGGCGCCGACGCGGATTTTATCAAGAAGTTCGCGGGCCTGCTCGAAGCCGAGGGTGCAGCCTATGACATCGCTGGCTACCGCGACGCCCCTCCGGGTCTGCGTATCTGGTGCGGGGCAACCGTCGACGCCGCCGATATCGAAGCGCTCGGCCCGTGGCTCGACTGGGCCTACGCCAGCCTGTCGGCCTGA
- a CDS encoding extensin family protein codes for MPLKPRMLLAVAAALALSACFGAPEAMKQYGGKKRTSASRPDRPQAVGTPSFTSAEAKQCAVDLQRAGVRFTPLPNQDHGGGCTSIDSVKLLDIGTPVTNLGAMTCPLARNFAAWAQYAVRPAARAYFGTEVVKIETFGTYSCRNIYGGRSGRLSQHASSNAVDVAGFVLADGRRIMLDGGWHGDKASQDFLRALHKSACRRFGTVLSPDYNAAHYNHFHLDMSGNGYCR; via the coding sequence ATGCCCCTCAAGCCCCGGATGCTCCTCGCAGTCGCCGCAGCGCTCGCGCTTTCTGCCTGCTTCGGTGCGCCCGAGGCGATGAAGCAATATGGCGGCAAAAAGCGGACAAGCGCCTCGAGACCCGACCGCCCTCAAGCGGTGGGCACGCCCTCCTTTACCAGTGCAGAGGCGAAGCAGTGCGCGGTGGACCTTCAGCGCGCGGGTGTGCGCTTCACTCCGCTGCCCAATCAGGATCATGGCGGCGGCTGCACCTCGATCGATTCGGTGAAGCTTCTCGACATCGGCACGCCGGTTACCAATCTGGGCGCCATGACGTGTCCGCTGGCGCGCAACTTCGCCGCCTGGGCCCAATATGCGGTGCGCCCCGCGGCGCGCGCCTATTTCGGCACTGAAGTGGTGAAGATCGAGACCTTCGGCACCTATAGCTGCCGCAACATCTATGGCGGCCGTTCGGGGCGGCTCTCGCAGCATGCCTCGTCGAACGCAGTCGATGTCGCGGGCTTCGTGTTGGCAGACGGTCGGCGGATCATGCTCGATGGCGGTTGGCACGGCGACAAGGCGTCGCAGGATTTTCTTCGCGCGCTCCACAAATCGGCCTGCCGGCGCTTCGGAACGGTGCTCAGCCCCGATTACAACGCCGCTCATTACAACCATTTCCATCTCGACATGAGCGGCAACGGATACTGCCGGTGA